A region of the Bacillota bacterium genome:
AATCGTTACACAGCCGAATTCAAAGCAAAAGTGGTTCTGGAGCTTCTTCAGGAGGAGTCGACCTTGAACCAGGTGGCCTCGAAGTACCAGTTGAATCCGCAAATGCTCAGCCAGTGGAAGAGCGATTTTATCAAGAACGCTGCCGCCGTGTTCGAAAAGAATAAGGACGAAGCCGGGAAACTACGCAAGGAGATGGAAGAAAAGGAAGCCCGGTATCGGCAGATTATCGGCCAGCAATCTTATGAGATTGACTGGCTCAAAAAAAAATCTGGCCTTAAATAACACGGTAGAATCCAGAAAAACTATGGCAGAGCTTGATAATAAGCGGCTCAGTTTATCCCGCCAGGCTCAATTATTAAGCATTAACCGAACCAGCCTTTACCGGAGTCCGGCAAGTTATGCATGGTCTGAAACTGACTTGGCCGACATGAGGCTGATTGATCGAATTTATACGGCTAAACCCTACTACGGATATCGGCGTATCACTGATGCCATGCGTAAAGAAGGTAAATCCATTAATGAGAAGCGCGTCAGACGCTTAATGAGGATTATGGGCATTCAAGGTGCTTGGTATTATTATCTAACTAAGTTATATTTATGTCATTGGCCATTTGTTACCAGTTTATAATTTCAAATAGTGACTACTGAGGCTTTCTCGATAAAACGGACACTCCAGAGTTAGGTTTTTGGCATTATTCACAGTTTTTCAAATCCAACAGGTTATGCCGCCAGGCCTGCTAAATATCTTTGTTTAAAATCAACAGGGGTGAGATACCCCAAGGCCTGGTGCCTTCTCTTGCGATTGTAATAAATTTCAATGTACCAAAAGATATCCCGACGTGCCTCTTCACGGGTTTTGTAATTATTGTGATAGAGCATTTCGCACTTAATTGTGCTGAAAAAGGTCTCCGCACAGGCGTTATCATAACAATTGCCCTTACGGCTCATGTTGCAGATCAGATTGTTCTTATTGAGATATTTCCGGTAGTCTTTACTGCAATATTGAACGCCGCGATCAGAATGATGAATAAGTCCCTTGGGCGGTCTATGCCGTTTAATTGCGTTTCTAAGAGCCGTCAGGCAAAGTTCAGTTTTCATGTGATTGGCTGTAGCCCAGCCTACTATTTCTTTTGTGCATATATCTTTAACGGTGGCCAGGTATAGCCAGCCCTCTTTCGTGGATATGTAGCTGATGTCAGTAACCCAGACCGCTGCCGGCTTATCTATTTTAAAGTTCTGGTTTAAAAGGTTCTCCGCCACAGGAAGATTATGTTTTGAGTTTGTAGTTACCTTGAATTTTCTTTTGCGTTTGGAGTACAGTTGATTCTCCTTCTGCAGCCGGTACAGACGATTACGGCTGCAATTCGGATATTCTTCTCGTACATCGGCTAGAATTTTATCCAGGCCGCATATCCCGCGATTTGCTTCATGACTTTGCTTGGCTAGTTTAAGAATTATTCGGTTCTCAATTTCTCTTTGGCTGGGAGGCCGGTTTAGCCAACCGTAGTAGCCGCTCCGTGATACTTCTAAAGTTACGCATATCTTCTCAACCGGAAACACGGAGCTGTGTTCCTTTATGAATTCATAGATTACTTCCGGTCGTGGTTCGCGAAGAATGCGGCGGCTTTTTTTAATATATCAACGGTCTCCTCTAGATCTTTAGTTTTACGTTTTTCGGCTCTAAGCTGGGCTTCAAGTTCAATGATTCTGGTTTTGTCAGGGATTTGGCGTTTTTTGTCTTCACCCAGCCAGTTGCGTAGCGTCTGAGGATTGATCCCCAGGTCTTTGGCTACCTTATTGACCGACCTGCCGCCTTCCCTAACCAGGCGCATTGCATCGGCCTTAAACTCATCATCATAGCGGTTACCCTTGTTAACCATTTTCGAATCCCTCCACAGTTGTTATTGTACCTAACTCAACTGTGTCCGTCGATTCGGGTATAACTCAAACAGACTTACACCCTTGCACCCAACACAACCTAGCGAAAACCACTATTAATACTATTAAAGCCTACTTATGGATTTTTAGTCAACATTAGCTAGTTAATGTTTTCTGCATATCATACAGTATTTTGACGCCGGCTCTGGATTAAATATTTTGGTAAAAATTATACGATAAATATTTAACAATATTTATTATTGATGTAACTTTTAGGGTAAAACTCCGTTAAAGAATATAGGAGATTATCATGAATGAATTTGCGGCGTTTTATAAACTTAACTATAACAAAATATTTTATTACCTAAAGAACCTAAGTGGTAGCTCCGATTTAGCTGAAGAACTTACACAAGAGACCTTTTTTAGAGCCATACAGCACATTTTAACTATGAAAGGAACATGCTATAACACTTCATGGTTGCTAAAAATTGCCCACAATTTGTTTATAGACCACGTTAGAAAAAACAGGATTGAATCAGTTAATATCGAGGATTTTGCAATAGAGTCTAAAGGAGTAGGGTGTGTCGAAGAAAAATTGGATTTAAATAATTTACTTAATAGATTGCCCGTAAGATACAAGACAGCAATTCTTTTGAAAGATTATTTTGGCTTCTCATATGGCGAGATATCCTATATTTTAAACTGTTCATTATCTACAGTTAAAATTACTTTGCACAGGGCTAGGAAAAAGCTAAAGGAGGGTTTGACAAGTGAATAACAAGCAACGTCCTGATTGTGATTCATGCAAAAGAATGCTAATTGACTATGCTTCTGGTAACCTTGATGAAGAAAACAGCAATAGGGTTCAAAAACATTTAAATCTCTGTAGGGATTGCCAAAACATATTTGAACAATATGAAAATGAGGAATTTTTAAAAGGAAACGGCACAGACTTTTCCTTTAGTAAATTAAAAATTAAATTCATAAGTAAAGTAATTCTGATTTGCATTCTTAGCTTAATCATTTTTTGTTTAATACTTGGCATTTTTTTACCAGCATTATTTAATTTGGTTCTTGGGCATAGAAATCAAATTGCCGAACGTGTTTTTGCTGACTATATTATGTTTACTATTCCTTCGGCACAAATTGAGTCTTTTGGTTCAAGTCAAGAAATAATGAGCCTTAAAATTAATAGCAAGTATTCTCAAAATCCTTTCTCGCCCTCAAATGAAATCAGCTTAACAATCCCGACGTTTTTCTTAAAGGCGTATTCCTCATATGTAATGAATTCCCCTGGTATATGTTTTAATGAAACCAAATTAGGCAGTAGTGAAGAGAATAACTTAGAATGGAATAAACTTGCGAAAATAAGTCAATTTACTAATTGCCAAGCGGTTATTCGTTTTTCTAACCCTATCTCAACTGCTGAGTTAGAAACTTTTCTAGAAGAGATTAATGGTAATAATAGATATGCCTGGGCGGCAATTGATACTGGAAACATAGAGATAAAGCCCATCAAACACACTTTTAATAGTAGTTGGGGGTTCCCTCAAAGCATGCAAAAAGTAAACGGAGCTGGAAGTGTTATCACTGAAGATTCGATTGTAAGAGCAGCTCAGGACTTCCGAATAGAAATGCATTTTTTAGAAAATGAGGGTAAGTATTTGGGCAATAATAAGCTGTTGAAAGAAGTCAAAGAAATAAACCAATATATCGATAATAACGGCATTAAAATAATTGGTGTGGTGGTAGTAATTCGTAGTAACGATCTTCTAAAATACAAGGATAACCAGCTCATATCAAGTATTGATGTAGTAAAAGCTGAGTTGGATTATTAATTAAATTTTGTCAAGGCTTCTTAAAGTCTTTTCAAAATTTATTATGCCAGCCCCAAAATATATATCTTTCCCGGGAGGGCCAATATCTGTGCAATTGGCTTCTATAATTTCTTTTATTTGATATGGGGTTAAGGTTTTATTTTTTGCTTTGATTTGAGCAACTAATGACGTAACGATAGGAGTAGAAAATGATGAACCAGAAGCAGTTTTATAATAACCGTTTCCGGAGGCACAATTAATATTGCTGCCTGGAGCAACCACAGATAAATGTTCACCATAATTGGATGTCGGCAATAAATCATTATCTTCATCTACTGCACCAACAGATATCACCCCATCTAATATTGCCGGATACAATCCTTTTGAATCCCCTCTACTGCCGAAAGAAGCTATTATTACGATATTATTTGCTAATGCTTTTTTAATCACTTTTTCTTCTTCAGATGAATATTCGTAACTACCCAAACTTAGATTTATTACATCAACTTTATCATTGATGGCCAATTCAATCGCTCTTACAATATCGCCTATTTGAACCGCTACTACTCCATCCGTTACAACATATGAGTATATTTTTACTCCAGGAGCTAAACCAATAATATTTTCATTATTACCCTGGTTCCCAGAAATAATGCTACAAATCTGCGTCGCATGTTCTTTGTTTTGAGAATAACTTGCAGGGAAAATGTATTTTTGTTCAATATTATTAATGGGAAGGTCCGTGCACTGCAGATCAATGCCAGAATCAACTATTGCTATTTTTATATTTTTTAAATTATCAGTATTAATGAAATTTTTTGAACTTTCGTATTCAATTTTTTCTAGATAATACAGTTTTTTGTTAATTGCTGTATTTTTCGGCATTGATGTTAACATACTTTTTTGATGTAGTAAATAAAATATAAACCCTAATAAACATAAAATTAAAACGCCATACCCTAATTTGGTTTTCATAATTTTGTCTCCATTTTATTGGAATGGTATAAGAGATAGTTCTCTTATACCATTCCATGATTTTATCTCTTAAGATACATAAATTTGACACCAATCATTTAAAGGATTAGGGTAACAATACCCAACAATACTCACCGAACTGATACGATAACCATAAGCGGTAAGACCGCCACTACCCGTAGATTGAACATATAACCCTTGGGTAACTTGATTGCTAGTTCCATCTTGTGTAACACCGTACGGCGGCACAGCACTTGATGTATTCCAGGAATACCCCCCCCAGCAATTAGCACTATCCGCTTGGTAACGCATCCATAACAGATACCTTCCGCACTCTATACCATAAACGTACCACCGATACATAAAATAGTTTGTAAGGGTGTTTTGAAGCTCTCGAGTTCCTTCTTTTATCGATGACTGATTACCTAATTCGATTGTTATTGAGCTACCATCATCAAAGTTAAAGGTCTTTATTTTATCAGCGGCGGTAAATTTAACTCCATTTAAGACTTTGTTGACCTCGTCCTTATTAAAGGCTTTTAGACTTAAAAGTTTTTGGATAGCTTTTTGATCACCATTGTTGGCTGCATCTATAAGTTTAATTGCGTCCTGCTGATTCTCTAACTTATATTCTGATGCCTGTGTTGATTGTGCAAATACGGGAATACTAAAAAACGTTAACATTAAACATACAGACAAGATTAAACTAGCTATTCGTTTTATTGAAACTTTTTTCATATGTTTTACCTCCTAAATTTTAAAGTATGGTTTTGTGATGGGTGCAAGGGTGTAAGTCTGTTCCCTCATCACATTTCGTTGAAAGGCGGGAGTCTAGACCTATTTAATGACTGTGTCATACTTTCACCTCCCTTCATCTGTTTAACAACTATATCCATTCATGGTGGGCATAAGGAATTCCTGCCATATGTACCCAATATATGTTTTTATGACGTGAACTGCTGAAAATGCGACATGAAATGTAAAGAACGGAGAAAAAATAGTGAATTAGAATAAAAGACTTTATACTGAATTAGGTTAGCAATAAAAATTAAAGTTTTTTTTGATGTTATTATGTTAACGATTGTTAGGTTAATTATTGTATTTGGTTGTTATCCTACAATTTTTTATAGTTAACATTAATCTAAATAACACTAAATAAGTGAAATATATACAATAACGCCGTTTCTGCCTTATACTGTTACAGCCGCCTCATAATGTCCAGCGATAGACGGTGTATGTTGTCCGGAGATTGACGGATATGCTGGCCAAAAGCTTTCCCCGTTTTGGGGAAGGGAGAATTAATTCAACTCTCCCTCGATTACGAACTTCACCATACTATCATCGATGATTCTGCGATTGTTCTGAGCCCCATAAAGCAGACAATGGGTGCAAAGCTTGTTCACTATTCTGGCAGCCCCGCTGGAGAACTTGAAGATTTCGTCAACCGCTTTATCGGAAAATATTTCGTGTTCAGTCCCCGCATAAATAAGATGGCTCTTCACATATTCGCCAACCTGGGCACGGTCCAGATGCGGTAATTTGCACTGTAGATCAATTCGCTGCCTGATGGCGGCATATGACTGCAACTTAAATCTGTCCCAGAGTTCGCTCTGACCCACCAGAATCAAGGTCATGGGGCTCTGGGCGTCCATCTTAAAATTCAGAAGGAAACGAACTTCTTCCAGCATCTCCTTGTCCAAAAGATGGGCTTCATCCACAATTACTACCGGCTGCAAGTGATGGATTCCTTGTAATAACTCAATCTCCCGGTGCAATTGGCGCTTTGCATCACCCCGATAGAACTTTGCTTCACATCCCAGTTGCTCTAAAAGGCCCTTGTAAAAATGCCTGGGGGTCAATTTTGAATCCGCCAGATACATAACCATGAATCTTGATGCATCCAAGGTATCTTTAAACAGGCGTATGGTGGTGGTTTTCCCGGTCCCACAGTCACCTGTTATTACGGCAAACAACTGGCGCTTGGCGGCGTATTCAAGCCTTCCCAGGATTTCTTCCAATAGGTGCGACTGATACAAGTGTTCAGTTGGAATATCCCTTGAAAACGGGGTCTTGGTTAGTCCGTAGAATTCCTCAAACATGATCGCCGCCCTCCTTCCGTACTTTCCGGTAGGAAACGGCTGGGGTTTGGACTTCTTTTCTTTCCTGGTTCTTTTTCGTTGCTGCCTGCAATAGTCTTGATGATTCGGCCGGGGCCGGCAGCAAGTGTTCTGGGAGTTTGGGTCGTTGTCCGCTTGATTCCCCGATTACCAGGGGCTTTGCTTTTACAATCTCATGTCCTTCATATTCGATGGTAAGTATGCTGGTATCAGCAGGATCGTAAACGACCTCCACCTTGCTCCCGATGAAGTTAAGGCCTACTTCGTACTTCCTACTCTCGAAGCTGATGCAGCCTGCCTTGTCCACTTTCCGGTCTTCGCAGTGTAAGAAGGCTTTTGCTATGGTTTCTGGATCAAGAAACTTTAAGGCTTTCCGGTCGATGCGATAGGCGGTTTCAGGACTCATGGTATCCTGCAAACCCGAATGGGGCTTCTTCTGATAACATTCCTCCAACCAAACCCAAAACAGCTGGTTTAACTTTTCGAGCGACTGTGGTTTTTCCAAAGCGGCTTCGGAGAGGAATGAATCCACCACCCGGTTGAATCTCTCCACCTTGCCCGTGGCTTCTGGAGAGT
Encoded here:
- a CDS encoding Mu transposase C-terminal domain-containing protein — protein: MYAKPYSPEATGKVERFNRVVDSFLSEAALEKPQSLEKLNQLFWVWLEECYQKKPHSGLQDTMSPETAYRIDRKALKFLDPETIAKAFLHCEDRKVDKAGCISFESRKYEVGLNFIGSKVEVVYDPADTSILTIEYEGHEIVKAKPLVIGESSGQRPKLPEHLLPAPAESSRLLQAATKKNQERKEVQTPAVSYRKVRKEGGDHV
- a CDS encoding RNA polymerase sigma factor translates to MNEFAAFYKLNYNKIFYYLKNLSGSSDLAEELTQETFFRAIQHILTMKGTCYNTSWLLKIAHNLFIDHVRKNRIESVNIEDFAIESKGVGCVEEKLDLNNLLNRLPVRYKTAILLKDYFGFSYGEISYILNCSLSTVKITLHRARKKLKEGLTSE
- a CDS encoding transposase, with translation MAELDNKRLSLSRQAQLLSINRTSLYRSPASYAWSETDLADMRLIDRIYTAKPYYGYRRITDAMRKEGKSINEKRVRRLMRIMGIQGAWYYYLTKLYLCHWPFVTSL
- a CDS encoding AAA family ATPase, coding for MFEEFYGLTKTPFSRDIPTEHLYQSHLLEEILGRLEYAAKRQLFAVITGDCGTGKTTTIRLFKDTLDASRFMVMYLADSKLTPRHFYKGLLEQLGCEAKFYRGDAKRQLHREIELLQGIHHLQPVVIVDEAHLLDKEMLEEVRFLLNFKMDAQSPMTLILVGQSELWDRFKLQSYAAIRQRIDLQCKLPHLDRAQVGEYVKSHLIYAGTEHEIFSDKAVDEIFKFSSGAARIVNKLCTHCLLYGAQNNRRIIDDSMVKFVIEGELN
- a CDS encoding zf-HC2 domain-containing protein; this translates as MNNKQRPDCDSCKRMLIDYASGNLDEENSNRVQKHLNLCRDCQNIFEQYENEEFLKGNGTDFSFSKLKIKFISKVILICILSLIIFCLILGIFLPALFNLVLGHRNQIAERVFADYIMFTIPSAQIESFGSSQEIMSLKINSKYSQNPFSPSNEISLTIPTFFLKAYSSYVMNSPGICFNETKLGSSEENNLEWNKLAKISQFTNCQAVIRFSNPISTAELETFLEEINGNNRYAWAAIDTGNIEIKPIKHTFNSSWGFPQSMQKVNGAGSVITEDSIVRAAQDFRIEMHFLENEGKYLGNNKLLKEVKEINQYIDNNGIKIIGVVVVIRSNDLLKYKDNQLISSIDVVKAELDY
- a CDS encoding S8 family serine peptidase produces the protein MKTKLGYGVLILCLLGFIFYLLHQKSMLTSMPKNTAINKKLYYLEKIEYESSKNFINTDNLKNIKIAIVDSGIDLQCTDLPINNIEQKYIFPASYSQNKEHATQICSIISGNQGNNENIIGLAPGVKIYSYVVTDGVVAVQIGDIVRAIELAINDKVDVINLSLGSYEYSSEEEKVIKKALANNIVIIASFGSRGDSKGLYPAILDGVISVGAVDEDNDLLPTSNYGEHLSVVAPGSNINCASGNGYYKTASGSSFSTPIVTSLVAQIKAKNKTLTPYQIKEIIEANCTDIGPPGKDIYFGAGIINFEKTLRSLDKI
- a CDS encoding IS3 family transposase (programmed frameshift), translating into MVNKGNRYDDEFKADAMRLVREGGRSVNKVAKDLGINPQTLRNWLGEDKKRQIPDKTRIIELEAQLRAEKRKTKDLEETVDILKKAGRILREPRPEVIYEFIKEHSSVFPVEKICVTLEVSRSGYYGWLNRPPSQREIENRIILKLAKQSHEANRGICGLDKILADVREEYPNCSRNRLYRLQKENQLYSKRKRKFKVTTNSKHNLPVAENLLNQNFKIDKPAAVWVTDISYISTKEGWLYLATVKDICTKEIVGWATANHMKTELCLTALRNAIKRHRPPKGLIHHSDRGVQYCSKDYRKYLNKNNLICNMSRKGNCYDNACAETFFSTIKCEMLYHNNYKTREEARRDIFWYIEIYYNRKRRHQALGYLTPVDFKQRYLAGLAA